Within Vicia villosa cultivar HV-30 ecotype Madison, WI linkage group LG1, Vvil1.0, whole genome shotgun sequence, the genomic segment TTCTTTTAGGGTGGCGAACCACGGTTATGCAAAGGGTTATGCAAAGGGTTATGCAAAGGCAATTCGCTTCGGTTCGTGGTACGAATTCGGGTACGCGGTTCGCCACCCTAATAGTTTAAATTTTTGGCTCTAGGAAGTGTGGTTCGTTGGTACGTAAGTTTTTCCTGAATTGTGGAAGAATTGTCATGAACTGGTTCACAAAAGTACCGCGAACTGGTACTCACGAACCAATTCGCGGTTCTCTAGGGGGACATGCGAATTATGTAACTATGTTCCACCTTATAGAAAACAACCAGAACTGTTCTCCCCTTCATTTCATAATAGCAGTCAACGATCTTAACAAGTTCGTCAAGGCACCAAGTGGAAGAAGCGTAGTCACGACAAAGCACAACAATCGAGATTCTAGAAGCTTCGATTGTGTGTAGAAGTGAAGGTCCGATTTCGTTGCCGATTTTGAGATTTTGGTCGTCTCTGAAGACGTTGATCCCGTGGCGGAGAAGTGAACGGTAGAGATGATCGGTGAAGGAGTATCGAGTTTTGCCTCTGAAACTCAGGAAAACGTCGTGTGTGAAATTATCGTGATTCGCCATTCATGGATTTGTGGCTTTTTGGTTTGTGTGTAATTATCGTGATTCGCCATTCATGGATTTGTGGCTTTTTGGTTTGTGTGTAATTATCGTGATTCGCCATTCATGGATTTGttgctttttttgttttgtttgtgggAGGGGAAGTTTTAAGCGTTTGAATATGAAATCAAGCTCTGAGCTTCAAAACAAAATTCAGAACGCGGGGATTACAAAGAAACCGTCTACATGCtgccaaaaaatttaaatatttaataatttaattatatatgacTTTTTTTACATTATAAACTTTTCAAAGCTACTAAATTCAACAACAAAAGTATTATATAGGATATGCTTTCATTTTGCATTAAGTTCTAGATTACTGATAAAGTGAAATACAATTATACCAAACCTCAAACTTCAAAACCAAAAAGAACAAACACTTTATTAGTACATTAAAAGATAACTTGTATTAAGGAGACAACAACAAAGCTAGAAAAGGACAGTAATGATAGTCTCAGTTGTAATTAGGATTTGCCAAAACGTAACCTTCAATGGCTTTGAAAAGAGCATCACTCTTAGCTTTGCCTTCCTCAACCTCCTTTTCAATGGGCTTAGCATCTCCTTTGGTGTGATATTTAACCGTCACCTTTCCAACGGATCCTTCATTTGGACCTTCAATCAATTTGGCCTCAAATGATATCTTTTCAACTATGTCTGATATACCGAATCCTCCAACTATACTGTAATTATATTCAAACTTTGCATCATCAATAGCTTCAATTTTGTGCAACACATACAAGGTTTGTCCTCCGTCAACGAAAGTGATCTTCTTGACGGTTCCAGGGCCACCATTTCCTTCA encodes:
- the LOC131602675 gene encoding ABA-responsive protein ABR18-like, yielding MGVFTYENDTTSTVAPPKLFKAVVHDADVIVPKVVDSIKTVEIVEGNGGPGTVKKITFVDGGQTLYVLHKIEAIDDAKFEYNYSIVGGFGISDIVEKISFEAKLIEGPNEGSVGKVTVKYHTKGDAKPIEKEVEEGKAKSDALFKAIEGYVLANPNYN